A stretch of the Parachlamydia acanthamoebae genome encodes the following:
- a CDS encoding methyl-accepting chemotaxis protein: MFRHLTKAFNRFQGKFTYRQRFILFALIFFVVIPFPTYWLLETQNFLLQRNKTKIEGNQLQQVLGSLLNKILRHEIIEIAQIQLKIKQTESLERLEDEIYQELKRLEQLSLDMPPPYAQSPFRTGFSTALSQKIAVNMILTKWATFLKAHHKNEHEIIEAHDAMIKQLQRELQKLGYSYELLLNPQLILQELTFLSLSVFPEAQVILSKIFIKREIADQASLLLNVGLIKSNIANMNALFLAALQTLEPTISPVQYNLFKDSLKNYNHALHEAIQFLEQEKTSRASPAFTTLNLSNLILEALNANEQTRQLLIEISQEILNTQKWKFFLQKFLTILLVTLSSFIIIFAILFRILTGHILSLLSLIQELSKGNFSVRTDFKNNDEFGQIGRALVLISKKMKTFIDKLNALCHLVQDSSFEIDHTVKQQAVSLIHQEEGTQRIETIARQIAGNARSIVNKMTEFTALSAQFDLAGNVRSSLSQAQSEMSELARVPVDIVNQLQNVDEKVTRVKDLIGFMIHLSDQTHLLSLNAAIESNPKIKIFKEITKNIELFAAKSLTSTNEIQDIISDASQNVVLSVQNVDIYLKGIYESGNRLSLVSQQLTHITEQVSSQTAQFLNVTKVMEEQAKDAEQIMQSIIDMNATSKKNSFAIQELSKTISTLKESAASLEPLVKNFTPSNPV, encoded by the coding sequence ATGTTTCGTCATTTAACAAAAGCTTTTAATCGATTCCAAGGAAAGTTCACCTATCGACAAAGATTTATTTTGTTTGCCCTCATCTTTTTTGTTGTTATCCCATTTCCAACCTATTGGTTGCTTGAAACACAGAATTTTCTTTTGCAACGCAATAAAACCAAAATAGAAGGAAATCAACTTCAGCAAGTCCTGGGATCCTTATTAAATAAAATTCTAAGGCACGAGATTATCGAAATTGCGCAAATACAGCTAAAAATTAAACAGACGGAAAGCTTAGAAAGACTAGAAGACGAAATTTATCAAGAATTAAAAAGGCTTGAGCAACTCAGCCTAGATATGCCGCCCCCATATGCACAATCCCCTTTTCGTACAGGGTTTTCTACCGCTCTTTCGCAAAAAATAGCAGTGAATATGATCCTTACCAAATGGGCAACATTCCTGAAAGCTCATCACAAAAATGAACATGAAATCATAGAAGCTCATGATGCCATGATCAAACAGCTTCAAAGGGAATTACAAAAACTCGGATACTCATACGAACTATTATTAAACCCTCAGCTCATTTTACAAGAATTGACTTTTCTCTCTTTGAGTGTTTTTCCTGAGGCTCAAGTCATCCTCTCAAAAATTTTTATCAAAAGAGAAATAGCAGATCAAGCAAGCCTTCTTCTCAATGTCGGTTTAATAAAATCGAACATTGCCAACATGAACGCCCTTTTTTTGGCGGCCTTGCAAACACTCGAACCCACGATTTCTCCTGTTCAATACAATCTTTTTAAAGATAGCCTGAAAAATTATAACCACGCTCTGCATGAAGCCATTCAGTTTCTAGAACAAGAAAAAACCTCCCGGGCTTCTCCAGCTTTTACAACATTAAATTTATCAAATTTAATTCTTGAAGCTTTAAACGCAAACGAGCAAACACGTCAATTGCTCATTGAAATATCTCAAGAGATACTCAATACGCAAAAATGGAAATTTTTCTTACAAAAATTTTTAACAATTCTTCTTGTGACGCTTTCTTCTTTCATCATTATTTTTGCCATCTTATTTAGAATCTTGACTGGCCATATCCTGTCGCTTCTTTCGCTTATACAAGAACTGAGTAAAGGTAACTTTTCTGTGCGCACGGATTTTAAAAACAACGACGAGTTTGGTCAAATCGGACGAGCTTTAGTTCTAATTTCTAAAAAAATGAAAACATTTATTGATAAATTAAACGCCCTTTGTCACCTCGTCCAAGACTCCTCATTTGAAATTGATCATACAGTTAAACAACAAGCCGTTTCTTTGATTCACCAAGAAGAAGGAACACAGAGAATTGAAACGATTGCTAGGCAGATTGCTGGAAATGCCCGTTCGATTGTCAATAAGATGACCGAGTTTACCGCATTATCAGCACAGTTTGATTTGGCTGGTAATGTCAGATCTTCTCTTTCGCAAGCACAAAGTGAAATGTCCGAGCTTGCACGAGTTCCTGTAGATATTGTAAATCAGCTTCAAAACGTTGATGAGAAAGTAACACGCGTTAAGGACTTGATTGGTTTTATGATCCATCTCTCCGATCAAACACATTTGCTATCTTTGAATGCAGCAATTGAATCCAATCCTAAAATAAAAATTTTTAAAGAAATTACGAAAAACATCGAATTATTTGCCGCAAAATCGCTCACTTCCACAAATGAAATTCAAGATATTATTTCAGATGCTTCACAAAACGTTGTGCTTTCAGTACAAAACGTCGATATCTATCTAAAAGGAATTTATGAAAGTGGAAATCGATTATCTCTCGTGAGCCAACAGCTAACCCATATAACGGAACAAGTATCAAGTCAAACGGCTCAATTTTTAAACGTCACAAAAGTCATGGAAGAGCAAGCTAAAGATGCAGAACAAATTATGCAGTCTATTATAGATATGAATGCAACATCAAAAAAGAATTCATTTGCAATCCAGGAGTTGAGCAAAACGATTTCTACATTAAAAGAATCTGCCGCCAGTTTAGAACCTTTAGTAAAAAATTTCACCCCCTCTAATCCGGTATGA
- a CDS encoding methyl-accepting chemotaxis protein: MLKFSQNQFIQIIQLQIQGTEIHRELSSIFYELMQEENLLLRNLKSSVRDQEIDAHLKNLNRLLLPLTQEKSENENFLNTFSEFQKNWQTFKNPEMDVKQKQLLGNQLLNIVRLMITENRRATHLILNFDVGTHRFIEAIMIHLPETQLLQFQIIFNKINKLSSQTDLRVLLERLQKSNDATIFSIYRAAQDNPYLNESLQRSQMGSRIEIFKFEADQFVSMLNEQLTLKDQQPEAFYGEVNEFLNAIYDLSMEGTEQLKHLLEIQLQTFKKRELIATVSVIIGTLLVLLFYITRVIRLPLSELEKAAQELAKGNLWARVKITTHDEVAHLSHEFNKMADFYSHTMVQVGTITKSVFQTSLAILKTAKQLESNIQAQELVIFQIENQAKKIAYNVREFASTLQEVKQASTITFNLADIGQKSLEEMESIMQNMREGSSNIVNTLSSLQEKIENVQEVISTIIKIVDQANLLSLNATLISNKSGKQGAGFSVVASKIRELADQTAYVTLDIEKRVTDLFPAVSKSVLSVESFAKSIEFQDLHTTKINNELKDLIAHTQKQITSFEAAHSGMKIQEEGVAQIEFSISALSDETHQITNSAHQLHQEIEQLYQAAKSLNKTVHTFKTSAPEKSQIS, encoded by the coding sequence ATGCTTAAATTTTCGCAAAATCAATTTATACAAATTATTCAACTACAAATTCAAGGCACAGAAATCCATCGCGAACTCTCTTCCATCTTCTATGAACTTATGCAAGAAGAGAATTTATTACTTAGAAATCTTAAATCTTCCGTCCGTGATCAAGAAATAGATGCACATTTAAAAAATCTAAATCGATTATTACTCCCGCTTACTCAGGAAAAATCAGAAAATGAAAACTTCTTAAACACTTTTTCTGAATTTCAAAAAAACTGGCAAACCTTTAAAAATCCAGAAATGGATGTTAAGCAAAAACAACTTCTCGGAAATCAATTGCTCAACATTGTCCGTCTAATGATTACTGAAAATAGGAGGGCAACACATTTAATTCTAAATTTCGATGTCGGCACTCATCGTTTTATTGAAGCCATTATGATCCATTTACCAGAAACGCAGCTCCTTCAATTTCAAATTATATTCAACAAAATAAATAAACTTTCTTCTCAAACTGATTTAAGAGTTCTTTTGGAAAGATTGCAAAAAAGTAACGACGCAACCATTTTTAGTATTTATCGTGCTGCACAAGATAACCCTTATTTAAATGAATCTCTTCAAAGATCTCAAATGGGTTCTAGAATCGAAATTTTTAAATTTGAAGCTGATCAGTTTGTTTCCATGTTGAACGAACAACTCACCCTTAAAGATCAACAACCAGAAGCCTTTTACGGAGAAGTAAACGAGTTTCTCAATGCCATCTATGATTTGAGTATGGAAGGTACTGAACAATTAAAGCATTTGCTTGAAATCCAATTGCAGACTTTTAAAAAACGGGAATTGATCGCTACAGTTTCTGTGATCATAGGAACATTATTAGTTTTGCTTTTTTATATCACCCGTGTGATACGACTTCCTCTTTCTGAACTTGAAAAAGCTGCTCAGGAATTGGCAAAAGGCAATTTATGGGCTCGTGTAAAAATTACCACTCATGATGAAGTCGCACACTTGTCGCATGAATTTAACAAAATGGCTGATTTTTATTCTCACACTATGGTGCAAGTGGGAACCATCACCAAAAGCGTATTTCAAACGAGTTTAGCCATTTTAAAAACAGCTAAACAACTTGAATCTAATATACAAGCTCAAGAACTTGTAATCTTTCAAATAGAAAATCAAGCAAAAAAAATTGCTTATAATGTGAGAGAATTTGCTTCTACACTTCAAGAAGTCAAGCAAGCATCCACAATCACATTTAATTTAGCCGACATCGGACAAAAAAGTTTAGAGGAAATGGAATCAATCATGCAGAACATGCGTGAAGGATCTTCGAATATTGTCAATACCCTCTCCTCATTACAGGAAAAAATTGAGAATGTTCAAGAAGTGATCAGCACCATTATTAAAATCGTGGATCAGGCTAATCTACTATCTCTGAATGCCACTCTTATTTCGAATAAAAGTGGTAAGCAAGGAGCAGGATTTTCTGTTGTAGCCAGCAAAATTCGAGAACTAGCAGATCAAACAGCTTATGTGACTCTTGATATTGAAAAGCGGGTGACCGACTTATTTCCAGCAGTCTCAAAATCCGTGTTAAGTGTCGAAAGCTTTGCTAAATCGATAGAATTTCAAGATTTGCATACAACAAAAATTAACAACGAGCTGAAAGACCTCATTGCCCACACTCAAAAACAGATTACAAGTTTTGAAGCTGCTCATTCTGGTATGAAAATACAAGAAGAAGGAGTTGCCCAAATTGAGTTCTCGATTTCAGCCCTCAGTGATGAGACACATCAAATTACAAATTCAGCGCATCAATTGCACCAAGAAATCGAGCAGCTCTACCAAGCGGCGAAAAGCTTGAATAAAACTGTCCATACTTTTAAAACGAGTGCTCCCGAAAAAAGCCAAATCTCATAA